DNA from Rosa rugosa chromosome 6, drRosRugo1.1, whole genome shotgun sequence:
atgacgagggtagtagcagaactggacgagtatgagtgcagcgagtgcagtagcaggattggacgagtgcagtagcaggattaggcaatgacgatggcagtagcagaactggacgagtatgagtgcagcgagtgtagtagcaggattcgacgagtgcaatagcaggattaggcgatgacgagggcagtagcagaactggacgagtatgagtgcagcgagtgcagtagcaggattggatgagtgcagtagcagggttagacgagtgcagtagcaggattggacgagtgtagtagcaggattggacgatgacaagtgcagtagcagaacacgagtacgagggcagtagcagaactagacggagtatgagtgcagcgagtgcagtagcaggattggacgagtgcagtagccgaacatgagtagcagaactggacacgagtacaagtgaTGTAGCAGAACTTgatgagtatgagtgcagcgagtgcagtagcaggattggacgagtgcaatagtaggattaggcgatgagatgagAGCAGTAGGAGAGTGAGATCTTATGAaataacataaagggattattctcaaggaaaaaaaaaagtaacataaacggattattctcaagaaaaaaaaaagtataatccgtttatgtttctcagaaaaaaaaaaaaaaacataaaaggattagaagtcaaaagaaataGTTAatggtaaaaaagtaaattaactcatgacatgtggcaagtgaagagcaaattgtccttatttgtaagatttaatcatTATAAAGGAATTTataagtcaaaagaagtagttaagggtaaaaaagtaaattaactcatgacatgtggcaagtggagagcacattgtccttatttataagatttagtccttatatgtttaattcaatctttaaatgatgtatttgttaagtcatattttgtcaataacttatatgtaatttgttattttttttaactagttttttattatgttttgacACTTTTGTCCTTGATGAATAAAATGTTATCCATGATATTTTAATCTTTGAGGGTTGACAAggtaaaaaaaatcaattttgactaacaaagcctattttcttaataatagtatagataatttCACTCATTATAAATGAGGTGTCAAactcaacaaaataaaaataatacaaTTTTCCTTCTTAATATTTCCAAACAGAAGAATgagtatatatatctatatatttatttatttattttgacaaACATATCTATGAGTTTATAAAAACTTGTATTATCTTTCCAGTAGAAATGCCTAAATAAGGATGGATGTACACTTCTTAGTCTTGCTATCTTCTATGTTTACATAGCTCAGTACAATGTAATTGGGGCAATGCACTTACCAGTTAGGAGTGCGCTTGCGTCTTCTAAATTACACGGTTGAACCGAGGATCAGTGTTCATTGGTAAATTTGGTATCGAATATATTCATATCCGATGATGTATCATGTATGGTAACCTTTATTAATAATTAGCAGGGCCCATCCACTATGTATGTGAAGAGAAGTTAAAGGTAGTGAGAAAGTTTTTAATACAACTATCAcgttttctgatatttttcttttttttattcttttattttttattttacaatttactatattatctctattgattaatcatatttaataatattttaatatataaggcttaaattggtaaaaaaataataattgggAGAGCAAGTCATTTTATCTTAATAATAGTTTAGATAAAAGATTccttagaagaaaaaaaaagggctaaagtctgtttagtccctgtactatgcctctctcatcgtttcagtccctgacattccaatttaatctgaaaagtccctgatgTCTCAATTTCagtctaataggtcctttccgcgaaaaattagaaattggcattgggtgaaatgtccaatatacccctcagttatttcttttttcttttttttttcctttttaatttatttttttcctttttttctttttccttcttaaattttttttttcttttttctttttttttttcctttttaatttcatttttcctttttttatttttatttttttcctttttccattttaatttttttttcttttttcatttttcctttttaatttctttttttttcctttttaatttctttttttccatttttcttttttctttttcatttcttttttgctttttaatttcttttttgctatttcttctttttttcttgttcctttttaattttttttcctttttaagttcttttttctttttcgttttgcctactttctacttcctcaacccaccagtcccattccgatcaaactccacaacccatctgtttcccaatcagctcggaaattcatcgctaaaccactcccctcttgttttcacagtctacttctctctctcccactcaaatcccactttctctctccacatcaagcctcaatttggaaacttttcagtgaaaattaccatttttttaacttttcactgaaaactaccattttttcaaactatgaggtttttgggtcttgctcaaaatggtgatttggattttgggtttggttgaaatggtggtttttgatggccaagttgacaaaaaccagaagtgaagaagaagaatagtgatggaaaagaaaaatggccgctggcgtggagaacaagaattggggtttcgggtcgatctggattggttcgccgacgtggcgctattgatgcagcagaatacgatgatcattaaaaaggaaaaagaaaaaagaaaaaaaaaaagaaaaaagaaattaaaaaggaaaaaagaaaaataaaaaaaggaaaaaagaaattaaaaagaaaaaagaaattcaaaaggaaaaagaaaaaaaaatgaaaatggaaaaaggaaaaaaagaaaaataaaaggaaaaagaaaaaaaaaattaaaaaggaaaaagaaaaaagaaacaagaaaaaaaaagaaattaaaaaggaaaaagaaaaaagaaaaaaaaaagaaattaaaatggaaaaaggaaaaaaataaaaagaaaaaaggaaaaaaaaagaaaaaaaagaaattaaaaaggaaaaaattaattaaaaaggaaaaaaagaaaaaagaaataactgaggggtatattggacatttcactcaaggccaattcctaatttcccgcggaaaggacctattagacggaaattgagacctcagggacttttcagattaaattggaatgtcagggactgaaacgatgagagaggcatagtacagggactaaacagactttagcccaaaaaaaaaataacagaaaagaaCAAGAACCACAGCCTCTTTATAATCATGGGATAGGGACCCAGCTTCCACCAACAACGTACCGTAGGGAAGTTCTAGTGCACTCAAGCAGAATTGATAAGAAAGTGACGAGACAATGGAGTTGAAAAAATAGCACACCTAGAAAAGATGGTATATGGGGTTAAAATAAATAGATATATCTAGAGAATGCAACGAACCAGATTTGTGAACTGAAGACAGAGTCTCAATGAGATAGATGGAAGGAGAAAAAGGTAGAGTGTGTGTAACGGGAGGTTCAGGGTTCATAGGGTCCTGGTTGATTTTGAGGCTTCTTGAGCATGGTTACTATGTCAATACCACTGTTAGATCAGACCCAGGTGAGCCACCTTCACAGTTTCACTTCCCTTGCTTTTATAAATGTGGGTATTAACTTAGTTGATTCCTCGATTAAAGAACTAGGGGTTTTAATTTTGACTGAGCTGGTTGTTTATGTATCTGCAAGTCAAATTATCTCTGGGTATGAATTATTTGTTTTGATCATAATAAAGATGAGCTTTCCTTTTGTAAACCTGTAAAAGAAATTGAACCAAGTTTTAAATTTAATGCCTAGAAGTGAGTTATAGTGAATGTTCAAATCTTTGCCTTTCTGAAacattttttttcaatatattgGGATAAAAGGCCAATCTACAAGTTTTCTTTATTGTTAAATTGTTCTGTATTGTTAACACAAACTGAAGTTTGGCGCAATTTTTCTGCTAGCTACTTACTTATTTGAGAACAAAGTAATACTTACTTATTTTAAGCAAATCATAACGCTAATACTTTTTCAATAAGAACACAAGAAAGATTTAAGCTTCCGCACAGCTCTACCAGGAGCAGAAGAAAGGCTCCAAATATTCAACGCATACCTAAGCAATAACCCGGAAAGTTTCAATGCAGCCTTCCAAGGATGCGTCGGAGTGTTCCATGTTGCTACTCCGGTTGACTTCCAAGACAAGGAACCTGAACCAGTAGTGACCAAACGATCAGTCGATGGAGCCCTTGGTATCCTCAAGGCGTGCCTATATGCAAAAACAGTGAAACGGGTTGTGTACACTTCTAGTGCCTCTGCTGTTGCATTTAACAACAAGGATGTGGAAGACATGGATGAGAGTTTTTGGAGTGACACAGATTACATTAAAGCTTTAAACCCGTATGGAGGCTCATACTCGATTTCGAAGACATTGACTGAAAGAGCAGTTCTTGAATTTTCGGAGAAAAATGGATTGGATGTTGTGACGGTAATTCCTTCTGTTGTTGTTGGCCCCTTCCTTTGTACCAAGTTCCCTGGCTCTGTTCGAAGAACAGTGGCTCTGGTTTTGGGTATGTTTAGCATAAAAATGACTAAAAGCACATCTGCTTTGGTTGCATTTCCAAAAAGTACTACATATCCTATACAATTTCTATTTGTGCAAACGATCTACTTTGTCTTCTGTTAAACTTGGGGGCTTCAATGGCATACAATGTGTTTCCTTGAAGTTGTACACATCATTGCATCCAAGAAGTCTGTTTTAGCAATGCAATTATAGTCGTTGGCAATACTACCGGATATAATGTTAGCCCTTAGGATAAGCAAACAcctaatataatatatatcagGCTATTTTGAATCAACAATAACAACAGTTTCAGAGAATTCACGAGTTTAGTACATTCTTACTTAAAATCGATGTTAAGAATAGATGTTTGACTTCTAGAATTGGATCAAGGATCCTTATTTGGTGAAGTATCTTGTGAATCTGTAAGAGTTTATATCATTCCAAGTTAGCATGTTGGAATTGGAAAATTTGGAAATGCCTTGTTTTCAAGAATTAGTAAAGGATACTGCACATTTAAAATGACAGACATGAAAATGAAGGatctaaaatccaaatctaGAATAATTAAGCCTTTATTTGATTCCAAAGTCCTAGCTAGCCACACGTTAAAAAGCTTCTTTGACATCTATTCTTAATGCAGGTAACAGGGATGAATATCCTTTTCTTATCAATTTATCAGTGGTACATGTGGATGATGTCGCCAGAGCGCACATTTTCCTTTTCGAACATCATGATGCAAAAGGGAGATACAATTGCTCATCAAATGTCATAACAATTGAAGAAATGGCCAAGTTCCTTTCAGCCAAATTCCCCGAATTTCAAATACCCTCAGCAGAGTAAGTTAACTATTCTACTTCATATTACTTCAATCTCTCTTTTTGCAATGTATTTAGTCTTGGATCTATCTAAGTTTTGCAGGTCATTGAAGGAAGTTAAAGGTCCTAAGATTCCTGGTCTGTCATCAAAGAAACTCTTAGATACGGGTTTCAAATTTAAGTATGGGGTTGATGAGATGTTTAGTGAGGCAATTCACTGCTGCAAAGAGAAGGGTTATCTGCCATCTAGCATTATAAGgtctacatatatatgtatacttTAATACATTACCGGTACAATCATTCCCAGTTTGGTTGGGAAAGGAACTTTTCTGGTTTAATACCAATAATGTAGAAATAAAATGATTTGGAATGGTTATTAAGGTGAACTGAAGATGACTAAAAAGAAACTAAATGCAAATATCACATTCATCATTCTAATAGGTTAAAGCTTGCCTTTTTTTAGGTACAAAGAATCCTCATGAATGGTcgttaaggggggtgtattcaattcagattttaaaagattttgtttgagtttttataatccatggatttacttaatccacggattgtttaaattctatatggactctgattgattttaatggattgatttactagtatttgtttagattttacaagttcttatgatgtttttggtaggttatttttttttcttctttttcttttttttttttgaaagggaaaaaaaaagtgtatggatccaactataatgctagatcagtgacaaaaaagtgtgtgtgtgtctatatatatatatatatatatatatatatatacagattttatccagagcgaggcctcgctttgaaatttcagagcgaggttagggtttagggtcactttttggtctcatatccacatctcgaccgttcagttttttggtactaatgtatagatcatctatgcaaaatttcagccaaattgatgatctttaaggtatctaactcacttaaaccagtggacgaactgaatctgtccaacctaaaccgtactagctttaaggcagttatcaatgccttaacgaccatcaatttggttgaaattttgcagagatgatctatacattagtagctaaaaactgaacggtcgagatgtggaaatacgaccgaaaagtgaccctaaacccaaacctcgctctgaaatttcaaagcgaggcatcgctctggataaaatctgtatatatatatatatatatataatctaccattctttatgttgtgtataatgatatatgaataataagagaaaactaatcaaccaaaatgttacacaaaaaataaagtagtaaactaatgacataatttatttcatatctaatttacaaaagaaacatgtgtgtatgtaacggCCCATTCTggttttagatgaatatatgtatatatatcagcACCCAGTttcgggtttgattcaaaaaaaagaaacatgtttgtatgtatcatcttaacaataccattgaaagtgagcttaattagctagaaggattaaggcttccagagctatagtgataaaaataaaaataaattattagatgagagcagaggcacaggcagaggaggatagtgggaagataggtttaagacaaaatagatgagtgtcacctattgagagctgcttcttgttctttttcttcttcttcttttttttttctttttttgtttggtgaagaccttcttcattttttgagtgagaaagaatccatcaaaatctcttggaaaatggttggattgtttttgagttttgataagtataaaaagcactataaaatccttcaaaatccagcatttaatgaaatccttaaaaatccgtatacttttgaatatctgcagatttgaatggataattttaaatcttaattgaatacatcaagattttaaaggattgtttaaaatctcaattgaatacccatagattttcaaaatacaaaaaaatcttgtagactcttaaatgaatacacccccctaaatttAGTCATATAGAGCACCTCTTTCTTTCcgtgaggcaatcaaatagggAAAAGGGATGTTTCAAGTTCAACACGTACACTAAGCATTGGGTCTGTGGCCGTGTCGGTGAGTGGGGGCACATTATCAAATTCAGATGCAAATGTAAGAAACATTAGTGAGTGTCTTCTTCCGATCTTGTTTTTGAACAATTATGTTCACCTACTGTGGGGTTGGTCAATAAATTTGACTCACAATCATGACGGTTGAATCCCGCCATGAATATACGAGTAAATATGACCATGAATACGGTGATAATTAAGATTGTAAATACTGCAATGATGAAGGTTACTAAGTGCGGCAATGATGGCAACTATTAAGCACGGCAATGATGACGATCATAAAGCTCGGAAATAAGTACAGGTATAAAGGCGGTAATAAATCACAACTTATAACCCAAGTCGCCTCACACCTGTAAGTAGGGGGCAAGACGACCAAGTATGATATCTCATTTCGACTCTTTTTATCACAGATCATTTAGACaaatactgacttaggcatcagagggttttctgcaggtaccccccctcctcctcAAATCAGTGACGAAGCGAAGCCTCTGCCTCGTCAACATCAAGGTCAAAGGAGAAGGAAAGCCTCCGCCTCGTTGTCATCAGGTCAGGGACGAAGAGAAGTCATCGCCTCGTCGACGTCAAGCTCATGGACGAAGGGAAGCCTCCGCCTCGTGGACGTCAAGGTTAGGAACGAAGGGAAGCCTCCGCCTCGTTGTCGTCAGGTTAATGACAAAGAGAAGCCTCCTGCTCGTCATCACTAGGTCAGCTATGAATAGAAACTTCTCGATCATTCTTGGCCAGGTCCTGCTCCAGTTCGCATTCATTGGTGCGTCAAAAttctctacggaatttttcgtcacTAATGAGTGGCATCGTTTGTGGGAACACTTTttcctaaaaagtgatggcgaGAGCTGCACCTCAAGGAATCTCATTTCCGTCACTAAGGACTgaggccccgtttggatggcaggaaatcatggtatggaatgggaattaatttcattttccattcagatgtgctgtttggttgtaattaaagattggaaaggaaataaaaaataagatttgactggaaattgactccctagctcataaagcctgaatagaattacctagtcatgggtggtattctatttccatttcccactgtcaaaggcaaaattacattaattatccctctaaaaatttatattccccaccaatattccttataaattgatgtactttaattagtaaaagggcgttattgaaaattataattccatatttcattcttatgacttaccaaacactacaatagaaatgaaaaattaattccaaaatttaatttctagtaatattccaaacactcacatggaaataccaaatcatattccattccatatccgtctggaaaggaaaataaatccttttccaattttgacattccaGCTAACCAAACGGGGCCTGAGAGTGATGGAATATAAACCTCAAATAGAAAAAGCTCTCGGAGAGGAAAGAGGCTCTCGGCGAGGAGTAAAAGGACTATCGACGAAGAAAAAATATCCTTGACGAAGAAAAATATCCTCGACGAGGAGAAGCCTTCAATGAGGAAAGCCCTCGACAAAAGAAGAATGTCCTCGATGAGGAAAGTCCTCGACGA
Protein-coding regions in this window:
- the LOC133715835 gene encoding vestitone reductase-like isoform X3 — its product is MEGEKGRVCVTGGSGFIGSWLILRLLEHGYYVNTTVRSDPEHKKDLSFRTALPGAEERLQIFNAYLSNNPESFNAAFQGCVGVFHVATPVDFQDKEPEPVVTKRSVDGALGILKACLYAKTVKRVVYTSSASAVAFNNKDVEDMDESFWSDTDYIKALNPYGGSYSISKTLTERAVLEFSEKNGLDVVTVIPSVVVGPFLCTKFPGSVRRTVALVLGNRDEYPFLINLSVVHVDDVARAHIFLFEHHDAKGRYNCSSNVITIEEMAKFLSAKFPEFQIPSADFAGH
- the LOC133715835 gene encoding vestitone reductase-like isoform X1; the protein is MEGEKGRVCVTGGSGFIGSWLILRLLEHGYYVNTTVRSDPEHKKDLSFRTALPGAEERLQIFNAYLSNNPESFNAAFQGCVGVFHVATPVDFQDKEPEPVVTKRSVDGALGILKACLYAKTVKRVVYTSSASAVAFNNKDVEDMDESFWSDTDYIKALNPYGGSYSISKTLTERAVLEFSEKNGLDVVTVIPSVVVGPFLCTKFPGSVRRTVALVLGNRDEYPFLINLSVVHVDDVARAHIFLFEHHDAKGRYNCSSNVITIEEMAKFLSAKFPEFQIPSAESLKEVKGPKIPGLSSKKLLDTGFKFKYGVDEMFSEAIHCCKEKGYLPSSIIRSTYICIL
- the LOC133715835 gene encoding vestitone reductase-like isoform X2, with the protein product MEGEKGRVCVTGGSGFIGSWLILRLLEHGYYVNTTVRSDPAFQGCVGVFHVATPVDFQDKEPEPVVTKRSVDGALGILKACLYAKTVKRVVYTSSASAVAFNNKDVEDMDESFWSDTDYIKALNPYGGSYSISKTLTERAVLEFSEKNGLDVVTVIPSVVVGPFLCTKFPGSVRRTVALVLGNRDEYPFLINLSVVHVDDVARAHIFLFEHHDAKGRYNCSSNVITIEEMAKFLSAKFPEFQIPSAESLKEVKGPKIPGLSSKKLLDTGFKFKYGVDEMFSEAIHCCKEKGYLPSSIIRSTYICIL